A stretch of DNA from Egibacteraceae bacterium:
GTCGGCGTGGTCGGACTGGGGGGTGGGCGCCCCGAACACCCCCATCACCGCGTCACCGACGAACTGCATGACGGTGCCGCCCTCGGCGAGCAGCGCATGGTTCATCTCGGCGCGGTGGGCGCCGAGCTGGCGGGCGAGCAGGCTCGGGTCGGTGCGCTCGGCGATCCCGGAGTAGCCGCGGATGTCGGACATGAGGACGGTGACCTCGAGGGTCTCGGTCTCGCCGATGCGCCGCCCCTCGGCCCGCAGCTTCTCCGCGATGCCCCCCGGCAGCAGGCGGGAGAGCGTCTCGCCCTGCTCCTCGCGGTCGACGATCGCCTGGTGCAGGAGCTTGAGGCGCTCCAGGCAGCCGTGCTGCCCCGCGCTGAGGCCCTGCGCGAGCTTCAGGAAGAGCTGCTCGATCGCGTCGTCGATGTCCGCGGCGGTGGTCTGGCGAACGACGGCGATCGCCTTGATGGGCTTGCCCTCGGCGACCATGCGGAGCAGGTCCTCCTCCGAGGGGGAGAGTCCCGAGTCGCTGCGCACCGGCTTGAGGAGGGCCTCGACGATCTTCGGGTCGAGCGTCGACCCTCCCGAGGCGACCTCCCGGATCGCGCGGGCGAGCTGGTCGCCCTCCGCCACCCGGTCCTTCAGCAGGTAGGCGTAGCCGGCGGCTCCCTCGCTCAGCAGCGACACGGCGTACTCGGGGTCGTCGTACTGGGACAGGATGACGACCCCCGTGCCGGGATGGCGCTTGCGCAGCTCCTTGGCGGCGTCGATGCCCTCGCGCTGGAACGACGGGGGCATGCGGATGTCGGTGACGAGCACGCGCGGCGGGTTGTCCGCGGTGGCGGCGACAAGCTCGTCGTAGTCACCCGCGACCCCGATGACGGCGAGGTCGTCCTCGAGTCCGAGCAGCGCGCGGACGCCCTCGCGAACGATGAGGTTGTCGTCGGCGAGGAACACCGTGATGGCGTCGT
This window harbors:
- a CDS encoding adenylate/guanylate cyclase domain-containing protein, giving the protein MADDAITVFLADDNLIVREGVRALLGLEDDLAVIGVAGDYDELVAATADNPPRVLVTDIRMPPSFQREGIDAAKELRKRHPGTGVVILSQYDDPEYAVSLLSEGAAGYAYLLKDRVAEGDQLARAIREVASGGSTLDPKIVEALLKPVRSDSGLSPSEEDLLRMVAEGKPIKAIAVVRQTTAADIDDAIEQLFLKLAQGLSAGQHGCLERLKLLHQAIVDREEQGETLSRLLPGGIAEKLRAEGRRIGETETLEVTVLMSDIRGYSGIAERTDPSLLARQLGAHRAEMNHALLAEGGTVMQFVGDAVMGVFGAPTPQSDHADRAVAAAQAMHAAQAAVNRAWEAEGLAPFGLGIGLSTGRVAAALLGSEERLEYSVVGDTVNLAQRLQQWAEPGETVLSAATVEGLARKPPLERIAPALVKGRQTPVTAFRIHAGVAA